DNA sequence from the Xyrauchen texanus isolate HMW12.3.18 chromosome 35, RBS_HiC_50CHRs, whole genome shotgun sequence genome:
ATTTGCATAATAGAATCATGATAACTTGGTTACAAAGTTGATGATCCTAGAAATCTTGAGCCcacaatttcttttattttctaaaatgtaCCCCGAGTAccctgtgtctgtgagtgtgttttaTGGAAGACGAAGATGGTGTGTGAGCCCCTGGGCCAGTATATCCCCCAGAACAGGTGTCTCATTTGAGAAACCATTGTTTAAATGCCTCCTACAACATATGGGAAAATAACCTACAATCAGTTACAGTATACACACTCTGGCTCACTTGGGCAAACACTGTCCTCTACAGTTCAAACAGGAAATTTCTTTACAACTTTTTCTGTTACAGTGTTTTGCTCAGAATATTCCCTTTCTATGAGCTTTGTAGTTTTTGCCACCTTGTTCTTTGTGACATGTGTAAAATACAGtgtaaaaccatgatttttgttattgttattttctagcaataaaacaaaattaaatacaatgtgacaaattaaatgtacactaaaaatatcaataattttaataataataaacaaaataggtAACAGGGTTGCAGATTTAGCAAAAATTATGCTACCAATAAATGGGGGCAAGCTGATTTGggattttaatgtattattattgatAAACTTATAATTcagataaattaaaaaacaaatatttgtttgatatTTGTTTTACAAGTTTAGTAACAATAATGGTTGAGCTTGACCAATGCAGCCAACACTAAAATGAGAAAATTAAAGGTTTACCCTATTTGTGGAGAGTGCCATATGTTGTTTTCTTGAAAAAAAGTTTTGTTCTCTTTACacgctttattttattattgctttatttttgtaaatatctttGCTGAATTTTACTGATTTATATCTTTTCCTTTACTTTTTTCTTAAATGATCCTAAACTTCTTGCCAGAATGAGGCAGATGACCTGGATTTGGAGTTGGGTGTTGACTTGGATCTAGAGGACATGCATAACACTTCTAACTTGACCAGCTCTGAGCATTGTAGTAAAAACAGTTCTTTGCTCTGTGACATCAACGGAATCCGAGCAGGACAGCCAAACTTGTTGCACAACATACTTAATAACAGCCAAGAGCTGGACAGCGGGGTGGGTCGCACAGATGAAAGCACACGTTGTGAGGAGTCCTCGGAACATGATCTACTGGCTGATGATGCCACCAGTGTATGCACGACCAACACCGCCAATACACCTGGCAGCATGCACAAGTTCCGCACAGCTCCGCATGGATGGGAATTCCACTACAGCAACGACTCACTGCTGGGGCCAGATGGAGTGGGACCAGCAGACCATGGAGTTCCAGAATCACTGGGGTCAGTGTCAAGCAAAGTGCTGATGCCAAGGTTAACGGAAGAGGAATATGAACATTACCGTGAGCTACTGGAGCTCCGGCACCTTTATGAGAAGAACGAAAAAGCACTTCTTTTTGATGGAAAGCACCTTGGAGCAGGAGGCCGCACTTCTGCAATAGGTGGTGTTTACTCATTAGGTATGAACTATAAGGAGAGTCTAATGCAGCATGATATTGCTCTTCTAGAGGAGGAAATTCATCACCTGGAGTTTAAGTGGCGCAATGTTTTGCGGGCTCAAAAGATGCAACAGTTGCGCGAGTGTTGCTTGAAGGTCTGGCCAGCTGATGAAGAGAAGGACTATGAAAAGGGAGCAAAGGCAAGATGTGGAGGTGCTGAATTGCTACACCATGATCTGTCAGACATCAACGAGATTCCAGAAAGGGAACGCTCGGACAAGGAGAGTACAAGTGCCTATAATACTGGTGGGGAAAGTTGTAGAAGCATGCCTCTGGCAAGCGAACGGTACCCTTCACCTTCTGCGGCTGGAGATTCCAGTGCCTCTGCAACCACGCGACCACAGACTCTGCATCACAGAACAAATATGAGCAGGGAAAATAATCTTAACCTCCCTTCTTCATCAGATACCAAAAGGAAGAATGGAGAAACAGGGGAAACCAGAAACTCTAGTCCAGCAACAAGGCTTAAGTCATTATCTCGGAATGACTGCAGCAGTAGGAAGGGCTTGGATGGAGCAAGCAAGAAATCCCATGCAAATGGGACTCTGTCTTCTGGGATTACAAAAGGGAGAAGGAGTGCAGAGAACAGTCCATATCTGTCCCGTCGCGGGAACACACTGCCTCCACGTTACCAGAGTTGCATGCAGTTGAGGGACATGTCGGCCATTGATAGTTTAGATGTCAGGAACACCTTTGAAGAGGTTCCTGATTACCCAAATACTATGTCTTGCGTAAATAGAGACTCCGCAGCTGCCCCTGCAAGTTCTATGATTATGCCACCACCTCCATATTTACCTCGAATGGAATGGAAGGTCAAGATCCGCAGTGACGGCTCACACTATGTTGTGAAACGTCCAGTTAGAGATCGTTTACTGAAAGCCCGTGCCATGAAAATTTGTGAGGAACGCAGTGGGATGACCACGGACGATGATGCGGTCAGTGAAATGAAGATGGGACGCTACTGGAGCAAAGAGGAACGCAAGCAGCAGCTGCTGAGAGCTCGCGAGCAACGGCGCCGCCGTGAGTTCATGATGCAGAGTCGACTGGACCTCTTgcgagagaaagagaaggagCAAGATTCTGGGCCACCGGGACAGGCTTCCATACTTGAGCTGAGTCAAAAAAAGAGCATGAAGAAACGCAGCCGACGGATCCTGGACAATTGGATCACAATTCAGGAACTCTTGGCTCATGGGACCTGTTCATTAGATGGAAAGAAATTGTACAACACTTTGCTATCTGTGACCACTGTTTGATAAGTGGAGTCAGAACATATAGGACAAAATGAAAggctaaatttaaataaaatcaatgtGGTACAAAAATGTGTGTCTAGGAGGCAAACATCAGGCTGCGAAAAGTGTTGTGCGAATTGAATACAACACTCACACACTGCATTTATTTGGAGTCCCATAGAAACCCTACACCTATAATTTTCTcgaaaacctaaccctaacctttacCCTAAATTAAGTTACAGCAAATGTGATCTTCACAAGACATTCCCTGCCTGACTTTTAGACATGACAATAGAATAGGAGACCTTCTAATTAAGTGAAAAGATTAGGTATTTGGATTACATACACCAATTATTTGCTGGTGTTAATTACGATGCTTATaagtttaataaacaaataatggaGATGGGTGTAAATGTATGCTAAAAAAGAAACATACAGGTACAATgcaggaaaaggaaaaaaaatatgattttatttgaGAAAATGACTGCAGGTTGACTAACTGGTGATGGGTAAGGaattttcttgttgttgtttttggctgAATGTGTGAATTAGAAAACGGTTGTCAATATCAAGCATATCGCAATATCACATGATGCACATGAATCATAGAACAACTAAAAAGCACACAAACAGCAAAATATACAGACAAGATTCAGCACACAAATAAGCAAAACAAATGATAATGTAATACACTGATTGTCCAAAGATCATGATGCAATGATTGTATAATTTCTAAATAATTGTCTTGAACTTGTCAACTCCTGTCTTAAATATTGGTTTTGTTGTCAGCTtgcaaaatcacatttaaaaccatacccttattattataaacatttaGCTTGCTGTGTTGAAGACATTTTATAGGGCTTTTCACACAGCGCGTAACCCTGGGTTATCATCTTTTTAAACCCACTTTCAAACACAGTTAAACCAGTGTTTCATACTTGTAATTTTGAAAGGGGTTTATTAAAGGGGTTAGCACCTCATTTGAggggttacatttatgcatttggcagatgcttttatccaaagcgacttacagtgcacttattacagggacaatccccctggagcaacctgccttgctcaaggacacagtggtggcggctgtggggatcgaaccagtgaccttctgattaacagtcatgtgttttagcccactacgccaccaccactccacattggAGTGCCAAAATTATAGAGTGTGAAAAGATACTGAATGTTACTGTTTGTATACtgttctgatgatagtgaaactttgtaatatggcactttttgtaccactttCTCCATAAGaggattcgctgatgtttttcctcttttgtaagtcgctttggataaaagcgtctgccatatgaataaatgtaatgttactGAAAGTTTTTTAGCTACACAAAACCAATCAATGCCTCAGTGCTTACCCTATTTAATGTTCATGCACTTGTACATTCGCAAAAACTTTCAGATGCTGTTTACATTCTCGCAACGGACACACAAGCATTCAATGGAGCTGCTCTTCTGTGGAAATGTCGCCAAGCAAATCAGCTGTTTGTCTTTTATCGTCTGAAACGTACTATGAAAACACAGCACAGGAATTCTGTCTCTGGCAGTTCTCGCCTTTGCCATAACTGTGTCACATTTTTCAGTTTTCCCTCAGACGGAAAAGAAGAAAGAGCATGGGAACGTTTATGCCACAGTACAGAGTGCATGAATATTAAATGAGCACTATATGCATTATATATCTCCAAAAGCATTATATGATTCACTGTCTTTAGCTATACAACTTACTGAAACATTTTAACTTTACATAATTTCACATGATCCTTGCTCCTGAGCCGGGTTTCATTACCCCATTCAAACGTAAAAGTGTGAAACGTTGCTTTATCCAGGGTTAAATGCGGGTTTGAAAAGACCTCTTATGTTGTGTGAAACTGTCGTGATATTGTTGTTGTGTCTTCTGTGATATTTATCATCAGGACACTACTATATTGTGTCTAAATGTTCATATAACATCTTGCAGGTATGAGGAAATTTTTTGAATAAAACTTTTGCAACCTAAATTAAAGCATGTTATCTTAATCATTGtgtcaatgtttttattataaatcttccaaaatcctaaaacttatcctaaacatttgatttaaatcCCTGATGATTTTGGAACCCCACTGTATGTTCCTTTGCcacaacctaaaaaaaaaaaaaaaaaaaaaaaaaagaggacagGAAATATTTAATACCATAACTTCATTTATTGGATGtacaattatgaaaaataataatcataaaaaagacTGGAAGCCCAAGATTATTTACAATCTTTCTCTTGGATTTTGTGGCAAGGTCTCTCAGAGATTCCATTGTCAGTTTCATGCTCATTTGCAAACATTATGATAGGTTgagctttaaaaaaaactttcccCTCTAGATAtgacaaaaacatgaacaaaaagtaaaaaataaaataaaaatacatacatgtatctggagagagagagagagagagagagagagagagaaactataCAAGCAGAATCATTCAAGTATCAAAAGACAGACCACCCAGGATTACTTTACAGTCCAGTATTGTTTatattttactcatttagccATTAATAGAATCCAAACTGTCACAATTTTATTCGCTAATGTGATTAGTTGTGCAAACACTGCTGCTGTTACAGGTGCTAGCATTAGCATCTGCTTGAATATAGCACTGAAATAATTTTCAAGGTCCAGTGTTAAAAATGACAtggaaattcaaaataaaagatagAGACTTAAAATCCTTGTAAACTAGGGCTAAATGCTTACGTGAATATTTCCCTTCTACgcattatatttatgtattaattatcTACACACAAATATGCACAGGTTTGTCTGCATAAGAATAAGCTAAATTGACATTTGAActtttctaatttattttttatcaaacccTGCTCTCTGCATcttaataattaaaagaaaaacacaaacatttcaatTAAGAACTTCtacacataaaaacaaatcttgtTTGTAATGTCACATTAACTCTGCAATTTTGTATTAGAAATCACAGTATACATGTAAGTGTCACTAAAAGTACCAGGATCTGGGCTGTACCATTCTTATGCCATCATAAAGTTATTAAGATACTGTAATAGTGTGCCATAATAATTTACATCACATAGTACCACCTATTAATTTGCCATTCAGATTGTTTCTGCAACATTTGTAATTCAAACTATTTTCTGATTAAAACTCATATCATACATAATTCATAAGGTTGTATTGTCTTGCCCATACATACAGTTAATTTAGCATGAACATTTTCAAAGCATGTTGGTCACTTGAGCTGAAATACTGAGAGAATCAAACATCTCTGCTTATGGATGGATTGATCTTAATTGGATATACTGTAAAAGACTGCACTCACTTGTCAGCATTTTGCTGAACTTTAATCAGTTTTGCGAacttaaactgtttttttttcccaACTTACCAGACAAAATAAGAGCATCTACACTTTGTGAGATGAAAGAGCATTGGTTTAAACTCGCAACACAGACAAAACAAGTGATTAGACACTGTGATTATttacaatgaaaacaaaacaaagctcaAAAGATTTCTAAGGAAAGATAATGTCATTATTGTGAGAAAATACAGCGACTGTGGCATGTTTTCCAGTATCTGTAAAATATGTCTATGAATGTGTCTGAAATCTGAGGTTTTTGGAGGGAGTGGTTTTGTTAGTACCAAATCATGGGACTGTGTTGAACTGGCGTATGGATGGAGCAGCAGACTGGACAGTTTCTCTCTCTTTGGCTAGTGTGTGTTTAATGGCAAACCAAGTGATGAATGGAAGCAGTTTGCTGCAGGTGTGAGTAGTTTTCCAACACTTACATATTTCAGAATAAACACACATTAAAAGGTGATATTTCATCCACAGTCATGCTGTCAATGCCATTGAAACTTTCCTTTCAGCTTGGCATCCAGCACAGTTGTCAACTAcagggagacacacacacacacacacacacacacacacacggattaaaacaaagaaattaaatgTGGGATTATGCAAACAtgctaatacaatttaaaatggatAATGGAGGAGGGAAAGATGGTGTCGTGTCAAATCAATTTCCCCTGCTAATTTGAATTCCCTTTTGTTCCCAAAGAGATTTCATTGGCTGAACAAACATTTTCTGATATTCTATTCAGTGCCTGATTACAAATAATACAACCTCGCTAATTTTAGTCTTAACATCATAACACATCAATGAGAGTCATTAAGAAAGCAGATTTTATCctattttaattgtaaatatttCTGTTGTTATTTTAGTTTGTATGCCTTGATATAACAatcaaaaaaatttgaaaacttTCTCCCTTTTATGTTTTCAATTATCTTATAGTTAGCATGTCAACCAATTAGCATGCTAAGCTAGTACACCAATGCAAGAAACTACACATAATCATATCAAATCACGAATTTGCACTCTCAATGTTAGATATGGTAATACCACATTTTTTCATTGAATCATATAATGATATTACATTATCAAAAGATATACTTTAATTATgctgttataattattataacaCTGCTAtgtggaatactctattctgattgggcAATCATGGCATTTAACAATAAGGCATTTTTACTAGGCATTACAAATGGATACTATGTGGATTCCAATGCGAAAtgtttttatcagaggacatagGATTTTTGCACGGAAACAGAACAAACAGaatgacataaaaaaagaaagagtaaAATATCATGCAGGAAAGAGAAGTAGGCAATAAAAGTTGATTTTAGTCtgattaaagaaatgttccaagttcaatacaatgTAGACAGCCTTTGTAGCATATTGCTGTttacaaaagaaaattatttcaactcgtccctcatttatttaaaaataagcaaaaattgtGGCGTTcctatggaagtgaatgaggccagtccataaatgctaaagtaaacaatgtttcaaaagaatagccacaagacataaacattatgcgTTAGCAAGATTTTATTGTCATAAAATCAAATACAGGGTATACCAGCATTGTGTCATCAAGGCAACCAAGTTATTCTGTTGGATATAGAAAATGttagattttatcacacaaaagtcATGTTAacctgtataatgtttatgtcttgtagatatagttttgaaacagtgtgtattgtaatgtttatgaactggccgcatttacttccactgtaagtgcctcaatgtaattgtgatttttgcttctttttaaatatgagagacaaattattttctgtggtaacgAACATTAAGATGCTGATTATGGCAATAAATAACTTCTATATGATGATACATGTTCAATTACTAGTCATGAGTCATCTCTCCATAATCCCAACTGTAATGGGATTTGACAGAAAACTGGCTGCCAGTGTGTCAATGGTATAATCTCGATAACCTTGTGATTCGATTTTTTCCAGTAAATTCtacatatttgtaaatgtttaagcACCTATCCTTTACATGATTGCATGAAGACTGGAATTACATAGATTGCATGTTGATAAGGCTAGAACATCTGATTCAATTTCTATCTTAAAA
Encoded proteins:
- the LOC127628943 gene encoding PDZ domain-containing protein 4-like yields the protein MGCSMCVVQKPEEQYQVMFQVNSKDLSGMSPHMLHCRRNMRWCQKRKAGIPGVVAGMIVTTDCVDSGTQTDISFLHMVTLGRPVHHNRPVSPPSPPLPSVPELYLFNHLPPMDHVYYEPTDCFDISQHKVDRQDDLEYEEVELYKSCQQDKLGLTVCYRTDDEEDLGIYVGEVNPNSIAAKDGRIREGDRILQINGMDVQNRQEAVAIMTREDSTNISLLLARPDIENEADDLDLELGVDLDLEDMHNTSNLTSSEHCSKNSSLLCDINGIRAGQPNLLHNILNNSQELDSGVGRTDESTRCEESSEHDLLADDATSVCTTNTANTPGSMHKFRTAPHGWEFHYSNDSLLGPDGVGPADHGVPESLGSVSSKVLMPRLTEEEYEHYRELLELRHLYEKNEKALLFDGKHLGAGGRTSAIGGVYSLGMNYKESLMQHDIALLEEEIHHLEFKWRNVLRAQKMQQLRECCLKVWPADEEKDYEKGAKARCGGAELLHHDLSDINEIPERERSDKESTSAYNTGGESCRSMPLASERYPSPSAAGDSSASATTRPQTLHHRTNMSRENNLNLPSSSDTKRKNGETGETRNSSPATRLKSLSRNDCSSRKGLDGASKKSHANGTLSSGITKGRRSAENSPYLSRRGNTLPPRYQSCMQLRDMSAIDSLDVRNTFEEVPDYPNTMSCVNRDSAAAPASSMIMPPPPYLPRMEWKVKIRSDGSHYVVKRPVRDRLLKARAMKICEERSGMTTDDDAVSEMKMGRYWSKEERKQQLLRAREQRRRREFMMQSRLDLLREKEKEQDSGPPGQASILELSQKKSMKKRSRRILDNWITIQELLAHGTCSLDGKKLYNTLLSVTTV